The DNA window CGTCGCGACCGGCGGCACGTACGACGCGCTCAAGAAGGCCGGCGTCGCCGTCGAGCGGATCAACAAGCTCGCCGAGGGCCGTCCGCATATCGGCGACTTGATCAAGAACGGCAAGTTGCAGCTCATGATCAACACGCCGACCAAGAAGGGCCCGCAGACGGACGAAGGGAAGATTCGCGCGATGGCGGTTCAGTACCGCGTGCCGATCTTCACAACGCTGACGGCGGGCGAAGCAACCGCCGAGGCGATCGCCGCCATGCAGAAGAACGGCTGGGGCGTGCGACCGCTGCAGAGCTACCACGCTTAACTGGCTGAGCTTGTCTGTTTTGCAACCGCAGCGCGGTGATCAACGAAAGGCCTGGCCTTAATGCGGTTCATTGTTCTTACCTTCATGGCAACGACCTTGTGGGCGACACTCGCTCACGCGGAGGACGCGAAGTCCTGGGATCCAGGCATCCCGTTGTTCGAGGGCAAACCGCCGGGCTACATCGCTGATGCCGGCCCGGAAACCAATGACGGCAACGGCCGTTTTGGCAATGTGACGACGCCGACGCTCGCCGTTCACCTGCCGCCAAAAGAACTGCGCAACGGACTGGCGATCGTTGTGTGTCCGGGAGGCGGCTACAGCCGGGTCGGGATCGGGCCGAAAGGCGACGCTGCGATCAAGTATTTCGTACCGCGGGGTGTGGCGATCTTTGTGCTCAAGTACCGAACCCGGCCGCCGTCGAAGCAGGTGGAAGTCGACGCGCTGGCCGACGTGCAGCGGGCCGTGCGGATGGTTCGGCATCGCGCCGCGGAATGGGGCGTCGATCCCGACCGCATCGGCATGCTCGGGTGGTCGGCCGGGTCTCACCTGATTTTGAACCTCGCATCCCACAACGATACGGGGAATGCGGCTGCCGCCGACCCGATCGAACGGCAGAGCTGCCGCCCGAACTTCGTTGCCGCGATGTGTCCCTGGCCGAGCCGATCCAAGCCGGCGAACTTCCCCGCCACCAAGCAGACGCCGCCGATCCTCATGTGCTCCGCCCGCGACGACAAGACGGCACCGACATCCTTCGCCAAGGCGCTGCGCGATGCTTACATTGCCGCCGGCATTGAGTGCACCCTGCACGAAGTCGAAACCGGCGGGCACGAGGCATTCACCATCGAAGGACCGGGCGAGGGCGGCAAGTGGACGGAAACGTTCTGGCCGTGGCTGTCGAAGATCAAGATGGTGCAATCGGAATTGGAGCCGATGACGAAGTAACGGCGGGTTCCTGCCGCGCGGACTTAGATCGCCGCGAGCGCCGACTTCAGCGCATCCATCATCATCTTCTGCTTCTCCCGATCGACCTGTCTCGCTTTGGCGGTGGCGGCGGCGTTCCGAAGGTCGACGACACCGAAGGCCGTATCCGGCCCCATTTGTCATCACCGGGCATTTGACGCCCTGGTCCTGGGCCGCCTTCAGCGAGATGGATTCGCGGAAGTACGCGAACTTGGCATTCGTGAGGATGTCGACCGCTTCGGGCGAGGTGCCGAGGAACGAGATGCCCAATACGCCATACGGCTTGGTCGTTTCCTTCCGCCAGGTGGCCTATTCGTCACCATCGTGACTTCGTGCCTTCATGTTGAAATGGCGCCTTTGCTCATCATTGCCGGCGCGGGGTCGGGAAAGACGCTACCATGCCTGAGTACATCGAGCAGATAGCCGCCACTCCCGTCGCGGTTTGAAAGGCGTCGGTCGTCATGCCCGCGATTGCCCTTTGTTCCGCCCGACGCCGCTTCTTTGCAGCAGTGCCCGCGTGCATCGCATTCGTCGTGTGGGCGGGTCTTTCATCGGCCGCCGATGCCGGTCCGGCGGCAACGCAGCCGGCTCGAAAGCAGGTGGTTGCGTACGTCCCGAACTGGGTGGACCTGAACGCATTCGCCCCGACGATCGCCTACGACAAGGTCACCCATCTCAATATCGCGTTCGAAAACCCGACCAATGACGACGGCGACCTGTCATTCAATCGGCACAATTCCGTGCTGATCAACCTGGCAGGGAAACACGGCGTCAAGGTGCTGGTATCGATCGGCGGCGGCTCGGCTTCCGGCGATAAGAAACTCCGCGCCCGTTACGATGTACTGCTCGCCGAAGCCCGCCGGAAAGCGTTTGCCGCCCGGCTGGCGGACTACGTCGTCAGGCACGGCTTCGACGGACTGGACGTCGATCTCGAAGGCCCGGCGATCACCAGGGACTACGGCCCGTTCATCGCCGACCTTGCCGCCGCGTTAAAACCGAAAGGCAAATTGCTGACCGCCGCCCTGTCCCAAGGCTATGGCGGCAAGAGCGTGCCCGATTCGGTCTTCGAGCACTTCGACTTCATCAACATCATGGCGTACGACGGCACCGGCCCCTGGAACGCCAACGCACCCGGCCAGCATTCATCAATGGAGTACGCCAGGCGCAATGTCGACTACTGGTTGAAGCGCGGCCTGCCGAGATCCAAGGCAATTCTGGGCGTGCCGTTCTACGGCTACGGTTTTGGCGAAGCGTTCAAGAAACGAGACTACCCATACGCCGCGATCGTCGCCGAATACGCCGGCGCCGAGAGAGTCGACCAGGTCGGCAGGACGATCTGGTACAACGGCATCCCGACCATCAAAGCCAAGAGCAAGTATGTCGTCGATGAGGGATTGGCCGGAGTGATGATCTGGTCGCTGGACGGTGACGGGGCGGGGGAGAAGTCATTGCTCAGCGCGATTCACGACACATTGGCGGCTGATCGCAAACGGGAATCACTTCCGACGCGCTGAGCGACATCGCCTCCGGTAGGCGCCAATGGCCGCACACTGCTTTACGCCCTGGCTCCGGCCTTAGGTACACCCCTCCGCGAAGCGTCAGCCGCCCGGTCTCCGCATGCCCCATGCCAGCGAACACCGCGTGGGAAACCGCCCGCTTTAGCGCAACGCTCATTCCACGCCTGCTGCATACCTCACAATAGAGTCGCAAGCTGGGACCGAGATCAGAGCCTCGGGACCTGTCGTTTCACCTGACGCGATTGCGGCAGGGCCTCCCGAGCGTGGTCGCTTGTGACGGGAAGGTCAATATGGACTCGACACCGGCTCCCCTCGCCTCCCTGGTTCTGACAGGAGCTGTAAAGTCACCGGCCGAGTTCCCCGGCATGGCGGCGACGCGCGGAGATCGGCCTGCCACCGGCAGGAAGCCGGTGCGGGCGTGGGTGCTGCTCTCACTTCTCGCCGCCATGACCGCCGGGGGGTACTACTCCTACACGGCTTACCTTCGATGGGAGTACTTCGAGCCCCGCAACTTTGCGGCCGTGGAACCCGGGAAGCTTTATCGCAGCGGTCAAATCTCGCGCCACCAGATCAGGTCAACCCTCACGAACAACAAGATCGGCGCGATCATTTTCATGAGCGAAGACAAAGCTGACCGTCCCGACGTACAGGCAGAAGCGGCTGCCGCGGCAGAACTGGGCGTCGAACGCTACAACTTCCCGCTCGCCGGCGACGGCACGGGCAATCCAGACCGCTACGTGGACGCGGTTGCCACGATCGTGCAGTGCCAGTCACGAGGCAAGGCGGTTCTTGTACACTGCCACACCGGCGCCCAGCGTACCGGCGGCGCGATTGCTTTCTACCGGCTGCTGGTGCAAGGCAGGACGGGCAAAGAGGTATATGCCGAGTTGAACGAACACGGGCACGACCCCACGGATAATGTCAGGATGATCCCTTTCCTGAACCAGAACATGGGCCGCGTCGCCAGGGGCCTTCTCGATCGCGGCGTGATACCCGCACTACCGGCCACCTTGCCGGTGATCGAGCCTTAAGCCACCGTTGAGGCCACCCACGGGATGACCAGCGCACCAACTCAGGCCTCAATCCCCGCATCCACCGCTGATGTCGATGCCCTGATCGGCGAGCCCGCGTCGCCCGGCGACCCAGCATCGCTTACGCAAGCCGCGCAGCCGGTGTTGCCTTGGCCTGCCCTGGTCTGTTTCGTGCTGACGTTAACGCTGTTCCTGCCCTGGCTGAATCGCGCCCCGCTCGCCGGTACCGAAGGTCACCGCGCGCTGACGGCGCACCAGATGGTCGAATCGCGGCAGTGGCTGCTCCCCACGCTTTACGGCCGGCTCTACCTTGCCAAGCCGCCTTTGCACCACTGGCTGATCGCGACGACCGAAACGATCGCCGGCACCGGCAACGAGTTCGTCTGGCGGCTGCCGTCGGTGCTCTCGGCGGCGGCGTTGAACGCGATGCTGGCGTTCTTTGCCGGCCGGTGGTTCGGGCGGACGGCGGCGTGGGTGGGCGGCGTCGCGGGCATGGCGCTGGTCGTCCTCTGGTCGCAGCAGTCCACCGCCGACATCGACTCGAGTAACACCCTGTTCGCGTGCCTCGCCGTGCTGTGCTGGATCGAACTGCTTTACCGCGGCAACAGGTCCTTCGCGTGGACGGCCGCCGCCGGCCTGGCGTTCGGCGCCTCGCTGATGGTCAAGGGGCCCGGCGGACTGCCGATCATCGTCGGCGTACTGGTCTGGTTCGCGATCGATCGGTACCGCTCCAAAAACCTGCCTGACCTCAAACGGTCGGCGGTCTGGCTGCCGGCGGTCATCGGGCTGGCGATCTTCGGGCTGTATGTGCTGGCGGCGGCGATCGCCGTCCGAAACCGCGGGTTCGATCCCGACCTCGACGGGCTGATCGAAGGGGGCAAGAACCTCGCCCCCGGTTCGTTGTCGCGCCTGTTGCAGGCTCTTTCCATCGGACCGCTCTTGCTGGCCTACGCCCTGCCGCTTTCGCTTTCGCTGGTCGCGATTCACGTCGGCGTCATCAGGCGATCGATCGCCGACGCCGACCGCAGAATCCTCGTCGCGATCGCGGGAAGTTTTGTCGTCTCGCTGCTCGTCTGCACGCTGTCGGGAATGGTGAACCCGCGGTACGGCTACATCACCCTGCCGCCGCTGGCGATCCTGACGGCCGGTGTGGTGGCCTCGGCCATCCGACAGCCCGCCAGTGCCCGCGTCATCCGCGACGCTGCGGTCGTGCTGGCCGCGGCACTGGCGATCGGAACGGCGGTGATGGCCGGCATGGCGTGGAAGCACCTGGGCGGGTCGGTCGCGCTGCACGCGCTGGTGGCCACGGCGGCGACCGCCGCTGTCGCCGTCGCCGCGCTTGCCGTGACCGGTTCCCGGGGCGCACGTGTCGGCCTGCCGCTGTTGCCGGCGATCGCGGCGATCGTCCTGCTGCTGTCGGTGCCGTTCGGCCTGATGCGTGCCGAATCGCGCGACGACGACTCGGGAATCATCGGGGCCAGGGCGCTGAACAAAATCGTTCCACGGGGCGC is part of the Humisphaera borealis genome and encodes:
- a CDS encoding ArnT family glycosyltransferase, which codes for MTSAPTQASIPASTADVDALIGEPASPGDPASLTQAAQPVLPWPALVCFVLTLTLFLPWLNRAPLAGTEGHRALTAHQMVESRQWLLPTLYGRLYLAKPPLHHWLIATTETIAGTGNEFVWRLPSVLSAAALNAMLAFFAGRWFGRTAAWVGGVAGMALVVLWSQQSTADIDSSNTLFACLAVLCWIELLYRGNRSFAWTAAAGLAFGASLMVKGPGGLPIIVGVLVWFAIDRYRSKNLPDLKRSAVWLPAVIGLAIFGLYVLAAAIAVRNRGFDPDLDGLIEGGKNLAPGSLSRLLQALSIGPLLLAYALPLSLSLVAIHVGVIRRSIADADRRILVAIAGSFVVSLLVCTLSGMVNPRYGYITLPPLAILTAGVVASAIRQPASARVIRDAAVVLAAALAIGTAVMAGMAWKHLGGSVALHALVATAATAAVAVAALAVTGSRGARVGLPLLPAIAAIVLLLSVPFGLMRAESRDDDSGIIGARALNKIVPRGAHLETGAALTFQPELFHYAGLDTLAHPKKSFTPDVIRQSCWVLLTPGELSRWRAAAGGRLGPDATIPSNGSNRLHVAWYSVW
- a CDS encoding phosphatase domain-containing putative toxin, with amino-acid sequence MDSTPAPLASLVLTGAVKSPAEFPGMAATRGDRPATGRKPVRAWVLLSLLAAMTAGGYYSYTAYLRWEYFEPRNFAAVEPGKLYRSGQISRHQIRSTLTNNKIGAIIFMSEDKADRPDVQAEAAAAAELGVERYNFPLAGDGTGNPDRYVDAVATIVQCQSRGKAVLVHCHTGAQRTGGAIAFYRLLVQGRTGKEVYAELNEHGHDPTDNVRMIPFLNQNMGRVARGLLDRGVIPALPATLPVIEP
- a CDS encoding glycosyl hydrolase family 18 protein; this encodes MPAIALCSARRRFFAAVPACIAFVVWAGLSSAADAGPAATQPARKQVVAYVPNWVDLNAFAPTIAYDKVTHLNIAFENPTNDDGDLSFNRHNSVLINLAGKHGVKVLVSIGGGSASGDKKLRARYDVLLAEARRKAFAARLADYVVRHGFDGLDVDLEGPAITRDYGPFIADLAAALKPKGKLLTAALSQGYGGKSVPDSVFEHFDFINIMAYDGTGPWNANAPGQHSSMEYARRNVDYWLKRGLPRSKAILGVPFYGYGFGEAFKKRDYPYAAIVAEYAGAERVDQVGRTIWYNGIPTIKAKSKYVVDEGLAGVMIWSLDGDGAGEKSLLSAIHDTLAADRKRESLPTR
- a CDS encoding alpha/beta hydrolase; the encoded protein is MATTLWATLAHAEDAKSWDPGIPLFEGKPPGYIADAGPETNDGNGRFGNVTTPTLAVHLPPKELRNGLAIVVCPGGGYSRVGIGPKGDAAIKYFVPRGVAIFVLKYRTRPPSKQVEVDALADVQRAVRMVRHRAAEWGVDPDRIGMLGWSAGSHLILNLASHNDTGNAAAADPIERQSCRPNFVAAMCPWPSRSKPANFPATKQTPPILMCSARDDKTAPTSFAKALRDAYIAAGIECTLHEVETGGHEAFTIEGPGEGGKWTETFWPWLSKIKMVQSELEPMTK